The Petrotoga sp. 9PW.55.5.1 genome window below encodes:
- a CDS encoding carboxylesterase, translating into MNFYDRIPANTKVSPISKELYLENESKTAVLIIHGYTGSPHDMYYIGRQIHKSGFAIYIPRLPGHGTNSIDFLNSNWKDWLRKSLDSYLNLKSLYEKVYILGLSMGGVLATLVASKFNPEKIVLAAPALKANDWRIKITPFVKYFTKKSKKKNPITFEDEKVNYLAREYWNYDWPSKAADLYKLQRLAVKKLPEINSKTYVVLSKKDDAVPLSVKELIEENIKSQKKFMILEESGHVVVNDNEKEKVAQQVIKWLKEE; encoded by the coding sequence GTGAATTTCTATGACAGAATTCCCGCAAATACAAAAGTATCTCCAATTTCTAAAGAACTTTATCTTGAGAATGAATCTAAAACAGCTGTGTTAATCATTCATGGCTACACAGGTTCGCCCCATGACATGTATTATATTGGAAGGCAAATACATAAATCAGGATTTGCAATATATATTCCTAGATTACCAGGCCATGGTACGAATTCTATAGACTTTTTAAACTCCAATTGGAAAGACTGGCTTAGGAAATCCTTAGATTCATACCTAAACCTAAAATCTCTTTATGAAAAAGTTTATATTTTAGGTTTATCAATGGGTGGAGTATTAGCTACACTTGTTGCAAGTAAGTTTAATCCTGAAAAAATAGTTTTAGCAGCACCTGCTTTAAAAGCAAATGATTGGAGAATAAAAATTACTCCTTTTGTAAAATATTTTACTAAAAAAAGTAAAAAGAAAAATCCCATAACATTTGAAGATGAGAAAGTTAATTATTTAGCAAGAGAATATTGGAATTATGACTGGCCATCCAAAGCAGCAGATCTGTACAAGTTGCAACGTCTTGCAGTCAAGAAACTTCCCGAAATAAATTCTAAAACTTATGTTGTCCTATCAAAAAAGGATGATGCAGTTCCACTTTCTGTAAAAGAATTAATTGAAGAAAATATCAAATCTCAAAAAAAGTTTATGATTCTAGAAGAAAGTGGGCACGTTGTCGTTAACGACAACGAAAAAGAAAAAGTAGCTCAACAGGTAATAAAATGGTTAAAAGAAGAATAA